The following are from one region of the Pueribacillus theae genome:
- the grpE gene encoding nucleotide exchange factor GrpE, whose protein sequence is MDNQKEERTSNVLNEEEMEETEKAQEEKVIEEQQENADEQLENVEETEVDTEKERAEKERAEKERIEAELKELNERFLRVQADYDNFRKRTKAEKEAAAKYRSQSLAEQLLPVLDNFERALSVETTNEESKSILQGVEMVYRQFLEALKQEDIEEVEAYGVPFDPNKHQAVMQEKSEEHEPGIVLEVLQKGYRLKDRVIRPAMVKVNE, encoded by the coding sequence ATGGATAACCAGAAGGAAGAGCGTACTTCAAACGTTCTCAATGAAGAGGAAATGGAAGAAACAGAAAAGGCCCAAGAAGAAAAGGTAATCGAAGAACAGCAAGAAAACGCGGATGAACAACTTGAAAACGTTGAAGAAACAGAAGTAGACACTGAAAAGGAAAGAGCTGAAAAGGAAAGAGCTGAAAAGGAAAGAATCGAAGCGGAATTAAAGGAATTAAACGAACGTTTTCTCCGTGTTCAAGCTGATTATGACAACTTCCGAAAACGGACGAAAGCCGAAAAGGAAGCGGCTGCAAAATACCGCTCGCAATCTCTTGCGGAGCAGTTGCTGCCGGTGCTTGACAACTTTGAGCGGGCTCTATCGGTCGAAACGACAAATGAAGAATCGAAATCCATCTTACAAGGTGTAGAAATGGTTTATCGCCAGTTTCTGGAAGCTTTGAAGCAAGAAGATATTGAAGAAGTGGAAGCTTATGGCGTTCCATTTGATCCGAATAAACATCAGGCAGTCATGCAAGAAAAATCTGAAGAACATGAACCAGGAATTGTGTTAGAAGTCTTGCAAAAAGGCTATCGGCTAAAAGATAGGGTGATTCGCCCAGCAATGGTGAAAGTAAACGAATAA
- the hrcA gene encoding heat-inducible transcriptional repressor HrcA, translated as MLTERQLKILRVLIDDYILHAEPVGSRTISKRGSINYSPATIRNDLADLEEMGYLEKTHSSSGRIPSEKGYRFYVDHLLSPFVFDHNELENIKSLFTEKFYEFEKVIQESAIILSELTNYTSIILGPEMFETKLKHLQIIPISDTIAVAIIVTDTGQVENRTISIPDDLDLSELEKVINILNERLKGVPIVQLRNKVFKEIDSVLKAYIHNYGQVMNMLATLFSNEKRAEKVYYGGKNNILAQPEFRDLEKVRLLLDTIEEEELIYQILRTENDGIEVKIGHENDLQVMKNCSLITASYSVVGQHVGSIAIVGPTRMEYKRVIGLLDFISKDLTKALTKRYQ; from the coding sequence ATGTTAACGGAGCGCCAGTTGAAAATTCTTCGTGTTTTGATTGATGACTATATTCTCCATGCAGAACCGGTTGGTTCACGTACAATTTCAAAACGGGGTTCTATTAATTACAGCCCTGCAACGATACGAAATGATCTAGCTGATTTGGAGGAAATGGGGTATCTGGAGAAAACCCATAGCTCATCTGGGCGAATCCCGTCGGAAAAAGGTTATCGCTTTTATGTTGATCATCTTTTATCACCTTTTGTTTTTGATCATAATGAGCTTGAAAACATAAAATCATTATTCACTGAGAAGTTTTATGAATTTGAGAAGGTGATTCAAGAATCGGCAATTATTCTTTCTGAGCTAACGAATTATACTTCGATCATATTGGGACCTGAAATGTTCGAAACAAAGCTAAAGCATTTACAAATTATCCCAATTTCAGATACAATTGCTGTTGCGATTATTGTCACAGATACAGGCCAAGTTGAAAACAGGACCATTTCGATTCCAGATGATCTTGATTTATCTGAGTTGGAGAAAGTCATTAACATACTCAATGAACGCTTAAAAGGTGTTCCAATCGTCCAGCTTAGGAATAAGGTCTTTAAAGAAATTGATTCTGTTTTAAAAGCTTATATCCATAATTATGGACAAGTAATGAACATGCTTGCTACGCTGTTTTCAAATGAAAAGAGAGCAGAAAAGGTGTATTATGGCGGGAAAAACAATATTTTGGCTCAGCCCGAATTTCGTGATTTGGAAAAAGTACGGCTATTGCTTGATACAATTGAAGAAGAAGAATTAATTTATCAGATTTTACGGACAGAAAACGATGGAATTGAAGTAAAAATAGGACATGAAAACGACTTGCAAGTGATGAAAAATTGCAGCTTGATCACCGCATCGTATTCTGTCGTCGGCCAACATGTAGGCTCGATAGCCATCGTCGGGCCGACAAGAATGGAATATAAACGGGTCATTGGCCTCCTTGATTTTATTTCGAAAGACTTGACAAAAGCTTTAACGAAACGGTATCAGTAA